The Leptidea sinapis chromosome 15, ilLepSina1.1, whole genome shotgun sequence genome window below encodes:
- the LOC126968467 gene encoding cytochrome P450 4C1-like isoform X1, with the protein MFFLLVFLLVTILFYWLSCIYFNPGDFPTYPGELPLIGHLHLLPSNSIELWNLIKQIADAGLKIGNVILVRFGFFPVYVITDPDDCYKLATGTFHKPEIVKKYSKDIMGNGLLFGPVSVWKSHRKLLNPSFNQKVLDGFMNEFNEQSKVLVKELENAVGNTPKDHRSSFERSALRTICATTVGVHINGNEIYSDKFLESFKDILTLLTKRFTSIHYFCNWIYERTKLKKEMDQLLKFTHDFTEKMLQVKRNEIANAPREEIKFLDSHYKPIIYHLLENENKTLSLEEIKDEINVIILTGFETSTNLIIFVLLLVGTYPHVQQKIFEELEEVFGDSDRDVTKADLSKLVYIDAVLKETSRYVPVVPLIGRVSTEDVQLKNCVLKKGYVCILMLYAILHHPMWGPDADQWIPERWLDPQRLPANPHAYVPFSFGKRNCIGKTYAFMSLKVTLAHFFRRYKVFSNFANVKLKMDSVVLRPYSGYEFCIQYRNK; encoded by the exons agCTTTGGAATCTTATCAAACAAATTGCGGATGCTGGACTTAAAATTggaaatgttattttggtacgTTTTGGATTCTTCCCAGTATACG TAATAACTGATCCTGATGACTGCTACAAGTTAGCAACTGGAACTTTTCATAAACCCGAAATAGTGAAGAAATATTCAAAGGACATAATGGGGAATGGATTGCTGTTTGGGCCTG TATCTGTTTGGAAGAGTCACAGAAAATTGTTAAACCCTTCGTTTAACCAAAAAGTTTTAGATGGATTTATGAATGAATTTAATGAACAAAGTAAAGTTCTTGTAAAAGAATTAGAAAACGCAGTTGGGAATACACCTAAAGATCATAGATCATCATTTGAGAGAAGTGCATTAAGAACTATTTGTG CTACAACAGTAGGAGTGCACATAAATGGTAATGAAATATATAGTGACAAGTTTCTGGAATCGTTTAAAGATATCCTTACCTTACTAACGAAAAGATTTACAAGCATTCACTACTTCTGCAATTGGATTTACGAGAGAACGAAGTTAAAGAAAGAGATGGATCAATTACTAAAATTTACTCACGACTTCACTGAAAAG ATGCTGCAGGTTAAGAGAAATGAAATTGCAAATGCTCCTCGAGAAGAAATAAAATTCTTAG ATTCTCATTACAAGCCAATTATATACCATCTCTTGGAAAACGAAAACAAAACCTTAAGTCTTGAAGAAATAAAAGATGAAATTAAcgttataatattaacaggttTTGAAACTAGTACCAATCtgattatatttgttttattattagttgGTACCTACCCGCATGTACAgcaaaaaatttttgaaga acTAGAAGAAGTTTTTGGAGATTCAGATAGAGATGTCACTAAAGCTGATTTATCAAAACTGGTTTACATTGATGCAGTTTTAAAAGAAACATCTCGTTATGTTCCAGTTGTTCCGCTCATTGGCCGCGTGTCTACAGAAGATGTACAGCTCA AAAACTGCGTATTAAAAAAGGGATACGTTTGCATTTTAATGTTATACGCAATACTACATCATCCTATGTGGGGACCTGATGCTGATCAATGGATTCCAGAACGATGGCTTGACCCTCAGCGTCTCCCAGCAAATCCACACGCCTACGTACCGTTTAGTTTTGGTAAAAGAAATTGTATAG GTAAAACATATGCTTTCATGTCATTGAAAGTAACGTTGGCGCACTTCTTTCGTCGATACAAGGTTTTCAGTAACTTTGCAAACGTAAAATTGAAAATGGATTCAGTAGTATTAAGGCCATATTCTGGATACGAATTTTGCattcaatatagaaataaataa
- the LOC126968467 gene encoding cytochrome P450 4C1-like isoform X2, whose protein sequence is MGNGLLFGPVSVWKSHRKLLNPSFNQKVLDGFMNEFNEQSKVLVKELENAVGNTPKDHRSSFERSALRTICATTVGVHINGNEIYSDKFLESFKDILTLLTKRFTSIHYFCNWIYERTKLKKEMDQLLKFTHDFTEKMLQVKRNEIANAPREEIKFLDSHYKPIIYHLLENENKTLSLEEIKDEINVIILTGFETSTNLIIFVLLLVGTYPHVQQKIFEELEEVFGDSDRDVTKADLSKLVYIDAVLKETSRYVPVVPLIGRVSTEDVQLKNCVLKKGYVCILMLYAILHHPMWGPDADQWIPERWLDPQRLPANPHAYVPFSFGKRNCIGKTYAFMSLKVTLAHFFRRYKVFSNFANVKLKMDSVVLRPYSGYEFCIQYRNK, encoded by the exons ATGGGGAATGGATTGCTGTTTGGGCCTG TATCTGTTTGGAAGAGTCACAGAAAATTGTTAAACCCTTCGTTTAACCAAAAAGTTTTAGATGGATTTATGAATGAATTTAATGAACAAAGTAAAGTTCTTGTAAAAGAATTAGAAAACGCAGTTGGGAATACACCTAAAGATCATAGATCATCATTTGAGAGAAGTGCATTAAGAACTATTTGTG CTACAACAGTAGGAGTGCACATAAATGGTAATGAAATATATAGTGACAAGTTTCTGGAATCGTTTAAAGATATCCTTACCTTACTAACGAAAAGATTTACAAGCATTCACTACTTCTGCAATTGGATTTACGAGAGAACGAAGTTAAAGAAAGAGATGGATCAATTACTAAAATTTACTCACGACTTCACTGAAAAG ATGCTGCAGGTTAAGAGAAATGAAATTGCAAATGCTCCTCGAGAAGAAATAAAATTCTTAG ATTCTCATTACAAGCCAATTATATACCATCTCTTGGAAAACGAAAACAAAACCTTAAGTCTTGAAGAAATAAAAGATGAAATTAAcgttataatattaacaggttTTGAAACTAGTACCAATCtgattatatttgttttattattagttgGTACCTACCCGCATGTACAgcaaaaaatttttgaaga acTAGAAGAAGTTTTTGGAGATTCAGATAGAGATGTCACTAAAGCTGATTTATCAAAACTGGTTTACATTGATGCAGTTTTAAAAGAAACATCTCGTTATGTTCCAGTTGTTCCGCTCATTGGCCGCGTGTCTACAGAAGATGTACAGCTCA AAAACTGCGTATTAAAAAAGGGATACGTTTGCATTTTAATGTTATACGCAATACTACATCATCCTATGTGGGGACCTGATGCTGATCAATGGATTCCAGAACGATGGCTTGACCCTCAGCGTCTCCCAGCAAATCCACACGCCTACGTACCGTTTAGTTTTGGTAAAAGAAATTGTATAG GTAAAACATATGCTTTCATGTCATTGAAAGTAACGTTGGCGCACTTCTTTCGTCGATACAAGGTTTTCAGTAACTTTGCAAACGTAAAATTGAAAATGGATTCAGTAGTATTAAGGCCATATTCTGGATACGAATTTTGCattcaatatagaaataaataa